Proteins found in one Pogoniulus pusillus isolate bPogPus1 chromosome 36, bPogPus1.pri, whole genome shotgun sequence genomic segment:
- the FNDC10 gene encoding fibronectin type III domain-containing protein 10: MPSLLPPFLALLCFGAPAAALRAVGPTPPASPRRAEARTQAAAAAEDEPWCPYKVVAEGSAGGRLCFRTPARGFQCSARACRAHRSPGGALVANVLRNGSVLLQWAPPRPAAGLRGFALNCSWDGTYTRFPCDSVELGAACRDYLLPEAHGSVRYRLCLQPRVAPPRPAPPAHCVEFRVEPAAMRDIVVAMTAVGGTICVMLVFICLLVAYITENLMSPAAGAPRRA; encoded by the coding sequence atgcccagcctgctgccgcCCTTCCTCGCCCTGCTCTGCTTCGGGGCGCCGGCGGCCGCCCTGAGGGCCGTGGGGCCAACGCCTCCCGCTTCACCTCGGCGGGCCGAGGCCCGCACCcaagcggcggcggcggcggaggacgAGCCGTGGTGCCCTTACAAGGTGGTGGCCGAAGGCTCGGCGGGCGGGCGGCTTTGCTTCCGTACTCCAGCCCGCGGCTTCCAGTGCTCGGCCCGGGCCTGCCGCGCCCACCGCTCCCCGGGCGGCGCCTTGGTGGCCAACGTGCTGCGCAACGGCAGCGTGCTGCTGCAGTGGGCGCCGCCGCGCCCCGCCGCCGGCCTCCGCGGCTTCGCCCTCAACTGCTCCTGGGACGGGACCTACACGCGTTTCCCCTGCGACAGCGTGGAGCTGGGCGCCGCCTGCCGCGATTACCTGCTGCCCGAGGCGCACGGCAGCGTCCGCTAccgcctctgcctgcagccccgcGTCGCGCCGCCGCGCCCCGCGCCCCCCGCGCACTGCGTGGAGTTCCGCGTGGAGCCGGCAGCCATGCGGGACATCGTGGTCGCCATGACGGCTGTGGGGGGCACTATCTGCGTCATGCTCGTCTTCATCTGTCTCCTGGTGGCCTACATCACCGAGAACCTCATGAGTCCGGCCGCTGGTGCCCCGCGCCGCGCCTAA